CCAATTCCAATGGCCGCTGCGCCACTCGCAGTTTTTATTATGGCACAAAATGAACTCTTATCGTGGACATTAGAAACACACAGTTCTTGGGAAGTGTATTTGGCAAATACCCTAACACTCCCAGAAGTTCGTAATTATACATTGTTAGTCATTACCTTTTTACTTGCACTAGGAATGATCTCTACTTTTGAATATTTGAGTCATAAATCTATTCATTTACCCCGAAAAAGACCATTCCGTTTTTTAGCTACTGTTTTAATTATATGTGCCATATTTTTTATTTTGCAGTTTGTTGTTTCCTTGGCACTCCTTTTAGTCATATATTCCATTCATGGTCCTATTCTTTGGCTGTTTACTAAAAAAGACAAAGCAGCAGAAGAAGAAGAATTGTTTGAAGTCGGACAACATTCTGAATAATTTTTTTTGATTGAGGCTTATTTATGCTCGAACTTACTATTGGGATTGTTGGTGCGACAGGTGTTGTTGGACAAACTGCAATTGATATATTAACGGATTCATTTACAGGATTTCGTGTAAAAAATTTAAAATTGTTTGCATCTCGCGCATCTGTTGGAAAAATTATTAATTTTAATAATAAAAAAATTCAAATTGAAGATGTTAATTTTGAATCATTAGCAACATGCCATGTGCTCCTTTTTGCGACTGATAGCAAAATTGCTTTAGAATTTATTCCTAAACTTGCAGAAAAAGGAATTCTTTGTATTGACAAGTCTTCAGCATTTCGCAACCACACGCAAGTTCCTTTAGTGGTTCCTGAAATTAATGGCGAGCTTCTCTCTAAAGAAAATATGCTCAATTTTCCTGTGATTGCAAGCCCAAATTGTTGTACAATTCCATTAGTGATGGTGTTAAAACCACTTTATCAAAAATTCAAACTTCAACGGGCAATTGTGTCAACCTATCAAAGTGTCTCGGGAGCAGGAAGACCTGCAATGGAAGTTCTCACCGAAGAGACAAAAAACTTTTTTTCAAGCCATGATCTTGCGTGCAGCAAATCAGAAATATTTCCAAAATCAATTGCATTTAATGTCATGCCCTTTGTGGCAGCAATTCTTGAAGATGGCTCTACAGATGAAGAAGCAAAAATTGTGGCTGAAACAAGAAAAATACTCAATAACAACCTATTTCCAATTGCAGCAACAAGTGTGCGTGTGCCAACGTTTGTCGGGCATGGAGAGGCGGTCACTCTAGAATTTGCAAACAAAGTTTCAATTCAAGAGATCAAAGCAGCTCTCTCCCAAATTTCGGGATTGTGCATTATTGACGCATTATCCTCTAAAGATGAAGAGTTTGAAGAATTTGGAGAATTTGTCACCCCTCGCGAAGCACACGGAAAAGATCACGTGTTTGTAAGTCGTATACGTCAGGTCGAATGTTTTGAAAATGGCGTCTCTCTTTGGATCGTGTGTGATAATCTGCGCAAAGGCGCCGCACTCAATGCAATTCAAATGATTGAAGAATGCGCACTCAATGGAACATTGGCGTCACTCATCAACAAATAAGATACGGATTTTTAAATGAAATATTTTTTTTTCTTGATTTCTTGTTTAGCAGTTTTTTTATTTAACGTAAATGCAATTGCGATCAGCATAACTTCTTGTAATACAACAAACGTTTCTGATGCCGTTTGTAGGCCAACTCGTATTCTTATTTATGAGCCCGGCAGTGCCACACCAGTTTTTAAGGTTCCATCAAATCAACTTTCTATCGATCAATTACAGATAACATACTCTGTGACTCTTGATACCTCTTCTGAAACCAGTTTTACTTATGACGCGACAAAGTGGGGAATTATTGTTGGAACAAGCCAAAACGATCCCACATTTTCTAAGGGCAATACCCCATCCAACGATTCAGATTCAAAAGTGGACGTTGATGTCGATAATTCTGACATAAAATGCTTTAATAATTATTGCGCAGGAACAGTTGTTTTAACATTAAAATTTTCTAGAAACAACTATAAACTGACTTCAAGTTTTTTAAGTAGCAGTTCTCTTACATTAACCCCAGTGTATGTTGAAAATGCAAAAACAAACACCAAATACTCAAATACAAGTCTTTCTTTTAAATGGGATTTTGATACGGGAACGATGATTTCTGCGCCATCTATTTCTG
This region of Spirobacillus cienkowskii genomic DNA includes:
- a CDS encoding aspartate-semialdehyde dehydrogenase, with amino-acid sequence MLELTIGIVGATGVVGQTAIDILTDSFTGFRVKNLKLFASRASVGKIINFNNKKIQIEDVNFESLATCHVLLFATDSKIALEFIPKLAEKGILCIDKSSAFRNHTQVPLVVPEINGELLSKENMLNFPVIASPNCCTIPLVMVLKPLYQKFKLQRAIVSTYQSVSGAGRPAMEVLTEETKNFFSSHDLACSKSEIFPKSIAFNVMPFVAAILEDGSTDEEAKIVAETRKILNNNLFPIAATSVRVPTFVGHGEAVTLEFANKVSIQEIKAALSQISGLCIIDALSSKDEEFEEFGEFVTPREAHGKDHVFVSRIRQVECFENGVSLWIVCDNLRKGAALNAIQMIEECALNGTLASLINK